The Musa acuminata AAA Group cultivar baxijiao chromosome BXJ3-6, Cavendish_Baxijiao_AAA, whole genome shotgun sequence region ACGCATCCTCCATTACAAATCCAAGCCAATTTCTCAAACAAACATACCAAAAGGATAATCAACAGTCAAATGGAGCGGTTATCTGAGAACAAAACGTCATTAATTGAATATAAACGAGGACTAAATGCAATAGCATGAACTGATTACGATAGCAAACATGGACATCATTTACGAGTACTATTCTACCAAAACTATGCCAAAGCAAACATAGCACATAATCTATCTCATAGCTATTATCGTCGCATGGATTCACCAAATATATAAACACAAGTACCAAACCTTCATTACCATTCTCAAGGTGCCATAGCGGCGGTGCTTGCTGTCGAAAGCTGCATTAGCTCTTCGGTCGTGCCCTCAGATTTCCCTGTGTTCTGCAACGACTTCCCATCGCTCCGGCAGTCCCTCTTCCGTACCACCGGTGAAGCTACCGAAGCATGCTTCCGGCTGCCGGTCTCTGCCCGGAGCCCATCCACGGAACTCCTCAGCAGACCGCACTCGACCTGCAGCGTCTCCACCTCACGCTTCACTGACATACACGCATCGTTCACGTCAGTGATTCCACAAGGCTTCTTCTCCTTCGCCTTCTTGTCATCTGTCGAGCGTTCGATGGAGATCTTGTTCATCACGAGGAGCGGCAGCTTGTTCGGCGAGATCCCGGCAGTTGGATCATCAAACGAAGTGCGGAGCTCCGGAGGAACTTTCAATCCCCACTTGAACCGGACGGTCGTGCGGTTCTGGAGCGGAAGGACGCTCTTCGCGCTGATCTCGTACCCGGAGAGCAGCCCATCGATCCCGCCTCCGCTGCCGGCCGCGAACGCGGAGAGGTCTACTGGGAAGCTGCTGTACTTCCTTCCGGGGTGGATCCCATTATCGGAGCGGAACTCAATCGGCGCCCCGATAGCGTGACCGTCACCGACTGGCGCGACCGTGACAGCCACGGCGTTGGAGGCGCCCGTGGCGGTGGCTGGGACCGCGGCGGAGACGGACTTCCGGAAGGAGAAGTCGCCGATGCGGGGCTTAAGGAGGAGGGAGAAAGTGGGGCGGGACCCGAGGAGGCCGAACTCGGCGGCCATGGAGAGAGGGGAGCCGGCGGAGGGGGAGCCGAGGGCACCGACGCCGATCTTGAGGACGAGGGAGAAGGGGTTGATGGTATCGTTGGGGCGGTACGAGAGGCGTACGGAGGGGCCGGCACGGAAGGCGGTGGAGAGGTCGAGGCGGAGTTCACGGGCATCTTCGTCGCCGCCTCGGCCAGCGGCGGCAGTGACGCCGGAGACGAAGGGAAGGCCGAGAACGCCGACGGGGACCTTGGCGCGCACCAAGGGGGCCCGATCCTCCCGGAACTTGATCGAAGCTTTCATCGATGGATGGGGAAATCACTGCCACAACACTACCAAGCGCCCTCACCCCCCTCCTGATGATCGAATCGAGGGATCCCAAGCGGAGGCTCCGATTAAAAAGGTTGGGAGTCCCCGATTTGGGAAGGGGGGGCGGGATTGAGAGGGCGGGAATTTCTCTCTTTCTCGGCGCAGAGATTGAGGCGCGTGTTTCAGATTTGGGAATGGATTTGGAGGCGGGGAAggcggggaagaagaagagggtttGTTTAGCGTAGCAGCGAGACTGTTCTCTTTTTCCTCCTCGGaatttaaacaaataaaaataaaaataacgaaATAAGTAATCTTAGACTCACACCGAATACAATAACAAAAATTACACcttttttcttattaaaaattacaCTTTTTTGTTGGTCTGATTTGGGCCAATTTAGTCACGTTTTCATAGTCTTATATAAGAGGGCTTCGAATAGGATAGAGAGGTGTCGTCATAGGACTAAGGACCAGCGAAAGAGACATGCATCATCTCTGGTAGAAATGAAAATAAACCAAACTATTCATGTAGAGAAGAAACACCATAGCATAACGTTGGATTGGTATCATCTAACTGTCAAACAAGGAAGAAAAGTCCATGTCACAGACATCGCTGAGCCATATTGCATCAATCATGTAACTCAAGCTGTCGATCTCTTCCGGAGGGTTTGTAGCCGCTGCAACACTTGTCGCACTATTCCTAAGCCTCTCTTGCTCGACGGTCGCGGTTTCCTTCACAGATCGACTCTCGATAGGAAGCTCTGGAGATGAGTTCTTTTTGGCGACAAGCCTAATGGTGCTCGACATCTCTGGAACACGTTTCACAACCACCTTGCCCTTGTCGATTTTTTTGGAGATCGGACTAAGGCTggacttgttcttcttcttcttcttctgcttattcttcatcttcttcttcttattcgatGTTTTTGAGGCAGATGATGTTGCATTTGGCTTTGCTGTTGCTACTGTCGTTCCTTTTCTTTCCTTGCTATGAGAGCTCATGTGTCCCCCCAAGGCCTGCGATGTGCAGAAGCCGACTTGGCATGCCTCGCAACTATACTTGTACTTAGCATGCTCCGAAGTTGAATCAGGCAAGTCCAGAGGATTTGGGTCAAAGTAAGGTGTGAAGGGCCTGCTGCTGGAGCTTTGGAGGCCAAGCTCAAGTTCAAGGCCCCCTTTGATGGGATCATAAAAGTTCGGCATGGTGGAGGAAGGGAGGTGAAGGCACGAAACAGGAAAAGGAGGAAACGCCATGGAAGAAGCATTGTCTTGGGCGGGCTTCTGGCACGCAGTTGAGGTAAAACCTTCGTAATGATCTGAAGTGAGAAAGGAGGTAAAAGATCCAGCAGGAATCCTCGTGGATAGTTCACCAAAGGCAGAAACGGCAGTGCGAGGGTTACATGGGATGGCAGATGCCGTGGTCGACGCGGAGAAGGGGAACACGACTTCGTAGAGAGGAGAGAGGAAGGAGTCATCGGAGATGACCGGAGGAGAGGAGCTGTGGCTCGAGAAGAAGTTGGGATCCATGAGGAAGCAGCAGCGCGAGTCGGAGAGGGGGCACGAAGGGGTTGGCTGTATAGAGCGGAACGAAGCTTCGTCTCTGACCCAAGTGTCCGAGGAGTCGCTGCAACGAATCCGGAGGGGGCGAGGGAGAAACGAGAGACATGTGCCGTCCTCGTGCGCTTTGCACGAGGCTGCGTTGAAGTCAACTTAGTTGCAACTACCGGAATAGTTTTTGTCTTAACGTGGTTAGGGAGCACGCGTCTCTCTAATTCTCATTGCCTCCTGTCAAACCTTTCCTTCTTCCATCTATAGGTTCCCTCGCTGATTAGTCGGGGACGATGCAACAGTGTCGCTTAGAGACCTCCGGCGGTACATCGCATTCATCCCATGCAACAGATTTTGTCACGTCTGCACAGGCGACCTCGTCGGCAACACGTCGTCATCTGCGAACGGTTACATATGGGTCATCGTAATTACAGGCTCGAAGGGAACACGTGTCGTAAGAAGATTCGCCACCCTCCAAACATCATATCTGTGACCCACTACATGGATCTAGGATACAATTTTTAGTTGAATTAAGAATAATAAAAGAATGTTTTTGGCGTTGCCTCTCATACAGTTCTATCTGCTCACAAAATATAATCAGCACACGTTAAAATGACAGGTGCAACCATCATGCAGATAACAAAGATACACGAGCTTTCTCTACTTCCTGAGTATGATCAAATCATCAAGTTATACAATATGCATACGAGAGAGAAGGTTGAGATGAGCAGAAACGATAAAAAGGAGAGAAGCCATTACTAAGGTACTGGAAATTCTggcagaaaaagaaaaacatgtgtTAAGCTTTAGCGACGATATCAGGTGCTGGGGTCTGGCCTTCTCTCCACTTTCATGATAGTTATGTGAAAGGAGAGCAGAGTGATTAACCTTACAAGAAAGGGAAGCAAGAAATTATGGTGGTGATTCTCCATTGTAATATCTCGTAAGACGGAAATGACTACACGCTGCAATGCAACTCTCCTTGGTCAGTGACCTGAGGAAGAAGAAGGTATCACATAATCAGTGAAATTGATTATAGCCTATTTTACAGTGATGAAGTCGAATACTTGAACTGCAAAAGGTATAGAAAACTTACAATTCCTGATGATGTGTCATAAGGACATTGTTTTGACATATATTCCTTTGAAAGTGTTCAGCTCAGGGTTCAGAATGAACGTTGCCATAGCCAGTCAATTCCATCTCATCTTCCATCTTCTCTAAGAATACCAAAGGCCCACCAAGATGTTGCTCTGCTTCCTCTCTTACCGAAATTGAAAGATCTACTTCTCCCTCAGCTTTAAGGCCATTGATTAATATTGCATATGTTGACTCGTCAGGCTCACTTTCCCATAGCTTCATTAGCCGAAAGCAGTCCATGGTAGCTTGTACAAAACCAAAATCCAATAATGTCCTCAAGACCAAATTAAAACCTTCAGTATCAGCATCCAAATGCTCCATCTTTAGATATGAGCATACCTTCTCCACTTTTTCAGGCAAACCACAGGATGCCAGCACTTTGATCATATCATTGTACACTGATAATTGAGGCTTATACCAGTGCTCCCTTCGAACCTCCTCAAAAACCTGGTTGGCAATTAGCATGTCCAGCATCATCTCAGCACTTTGATTGCAATCTAGAATAGATATTCTGAGAAATATTACTCATATAAGAAAAGTAACCAGTAACTGCCAAAGATAAAAATTAGAATTGGAAAAAGACTAAAACAAGAAAAGTAAAACGTTATGGAAACTAATCGATCACCATATAGAGAAATCGTGGCATTTGACCAAGCCACCAGATCTATCCAATGATGACAAAAAGGAACTATTCCTTAAACAAATCATCAGCAAATTAAGGTCATCTCTTCGACCACAAACAATTTTGCATGTGCAAATCCATATCCCTTGGGCTCTGCTATAGACTAGATTAATCATATGCTTCAAACTCAAACATGAGAGCTTAATCTTAATGGTGCTCCAGGCCTCCAGAATCTGCATCAGAGAATTTAAACAGTGCTGACAAGAACATAGTTGTGTAGTGTGGATGTGGTGGTTATTGATCTAGCTCCATTTGTAAATTAAATTACCTAACAGAAACATAGCTATACTATACAAGAATTTGCTCTATTGCTACTAGGTACAACTTTGGTAATCTCAAGTTCATTACCATAAACTAAACTTCAACTCTTACATAATTGAATCATAAGATCTTGCAGAAAGTTAAAGTAGGCAAACCAGCAATTTGGTCCATGTACCAATCAATCTGTAATTACAGTGCCAAACCTATATGTATCTTTGTAATGCCAGACCTAATAAATCATTCAAAAACTAAAGATATTCTTTTTCACCCTTAGAAAGTGGTCTTCCAATAAGACATATTTAAAAAGAAGTTGAATGTACCCAAAAAAGGACAATATGTATCATAATTAATTAAGCTTTATGCCTATTTTACATTAATCAGCACCATTCAAACTGACTGGATTCAACCATTGAAGAGGCAAGAAGGTCATATACTTGTTGACCTTGAGAAAACAATACTACAGCCTTTCTAGAGTGGCATGTTGGGTATATAGAGGTCAAAGATATATTACATTGTAtttcattaaaatatataaaattagagAATCACCCTCTTCTGGATTTCATGAGTGAAGCCAAATTTTGTTAGATCAGATATTAGGATCACACAGGTCCTCCACATATAAAGTTCAGTCACAAGAGGTAGAACACAACGTCTAGTTACTGGAGAACAGTGTGGAAAAAATGTTAGTGTGCCCCCTGCACTCAGAAAATAGAGATATTGCTCTAATCACTAAGCCACAGAGCCAATGAAACAATCTCTCTCATATAACCACTGGGCGCAGAGTCTCCACACTAGTCTCAAAGACCCAAAAAGACCAAAAGGAAGTTCAAAATAACTCCAAATTCAAAGCAAACCCCGATATTAGAAGGAAAAAAATGAGGCATTTCAGTACTCAATCAATCTTCAAAGAAGATGTATGCTAAAAACCAAAACTTTCGATGAAAAGAAGGATATTTCAAGCGGAACCTGAAGCGCCAAGAGGCCTTCACCCTGGCTCTGGAGCTCGCGGAGGACGGCGACCATGTCGCCCTTGATCAACCGCCGGACCT contains the following coding sequences:
- the LOC103989964 gene encoding uncharacterized protein LOC103989964, which translates into the protein MKASIKFREDRAPLVRAKVPVGVLGLPFVSGVTAAAGRGGDEDARELRLDLSTAFRAGPSVRLSYRPNDTINPFSLVLKIGVGALGSPSAGSPLSMAAEFGLLGSRPTFSLLLKPRIGDFSFRKSVSAAVPATATGASNAVAVTVAPVGDGHAIGAPIEFRSDNGIHPGRKYSSFPVDLSAFAAGSGGGIDGLLSGYEISAKSVLPLQNRTTVRFKWGLKVPPELRTSFDDPTAGISPNKLPLLVMNKISIERSTDDKKAKEKKPCGITDVNDACMSVKREVETLQVECGLLRSSVDGLRAETGSRKHASVASPVVRKRDCRSDGKSLQNTGKSEGTTEELMQLSTASTAAMAP